The DNA segment TTGTGTCAGAGAAGAACATCATCTCCTATGCAGGGTGCATGTCCCAGCTCTACTTCTTCCTGGTGTTTGTCATTGCTGAGTGTTACATGCTGacagtgatggcctatgaccgctatgttgcCATCTGCAGACCTCTGCTTTACAACATCATCATGTCTCATCGAGTCTGCTCCCTCCTGGTGGCTGGGGTCTATGCCATAGGATTCATTGGTTCAACCATAGAGACTGGCCTCATGTTGAAGCTGCTCTATTGTGATTTCCTTATCAGTCATTACTTCTGTGACATCCTCCCACTCATGAAGCTCTCTTGCTCTAGCACCTATGACATTGAGATGACAACTTTCTTTTTGGCTGGATTCAACATCGTAGTCACCAGCTTAACAGTCCTTGTTTCCTATGCCttcatcctctccagcattctccATATTGCCTCCACAGAGGGACGATCCAAAGCCTTCAGCACGTGCAGCTCCCATCTTGCAGCTGTGGGATTATTTTATGGGTCTGCATCCTTCATGTACTTGAAACCCTCCACAGCCAgttccctggtccaggagaacGTGGCTTCCGTGTTCTACACCACAGTgatccccatgctgaaccccctgATCTACAGCTTGAGAAATAAGGAGGTACAGGCTGCCATCCAGAAAACTCTGAGATGAAAACACTTTGAATGTAAATGTCATTATTTGTCAGGTTGAGAGTGGAATAGAAATACAGGGGAGTAACCCTCTAAAATTCACTCAACATGATTGGAGAACAGCCACTTCTCAACATGACAGATTGaattttttccatctttcctttctccctttcacatctctcatgtctcttgtgtctgcttGCTGGTTTTGAgttcatattttcttcctttagggatagttttgtttttgtttttgtttttcttttgcttgtccTTGGCCCTCTGACAAATATGTATCCATCTTGACTGGAACATAACATAAATTAGAACTTTCAGCAATGAGTTTAAGAGGGTTGGTCATTGATTTATCCTCTTCTATAAAGAATATGTTATCCAAACTAATACTAATTTAAATTTGCAGTACACATGAcaaatggagatgaatttgacaGTCACCAAGAAGTAGTAAATAGTCTTTCTCAAccagatttctccattttctctcttattATGCTGTTACTGTCTACTTGTTACTTCCAAggttatttaaattttccttcatTCAATTAATGCCATAATCACCATCATAAGCATAGTATCATCATCACCATATCTAACACTTTTGAATGCTAGTCAATTGTTTGAGTGTTTTGctaaattatctcatttactcagatgaggaaactt comes from the Odocoileus virginianus isolate 20LAN1187 ecotype Illinois chromosome 28, Ovbor_1.2, whole genome shotgun sequence genome and includes:
- the LOC110124667 gene encoding olfactory receptor 8A1 gives rise to the protein MAAENHSTVTEFILGGLTNRPELQLPLFFFFLGIYSVTMVGNVGVITLICLNAHLHTPMYYFLSNLSFVDLCYSSVITPKMLANFVSEKNIISYAGCMSQLYFFLVFVIAECYMLTVMAYDRYVAICRPLLYNIIMSHRVCSLLVAGVYAIGFIGSTIETGLMLKLLYCDFLISHYFCDILPLMKLSCSSTYDIEMTTFFLAGFNIVVTSLTVLVSYAFILSSILHIASTEGRSKAFSTCSSHLAAVGLFYGSASFMYLKPSTASSLVQENVASVFYTTVIPMLNPLIYSLRNKEVQAAIQKTLR